Proteins encoded within one genomic window of Synechococcus sp. PCC 7335:
- a CDS encoding TIGR04168 family protein, with amino-acid sequence MSHSIVKIAVIGDIHDLWELEDNAALEHLEVDLALFVGDYGNEAVEVVRRIAAVEVPKAAVMGNHDAYYSASAKGVQNCPYDREKEDWVQLQMDLLGEAHIGFGKREFPQFGLTVVGGRPFSWGGSKWRYRKFYRDRFDINSFDESLDLILAAADEAEHSTIIFVGHVGPYGLGDRPGDPCGKDWGKNGGDYGDPDFADAIALTQAAGKQVPLVTFGHMHHQLKNSDQLRTRVASDTKGTIYFNAANVPRIEATSGGERRSFSLVTLNQGTVESINLVWVDSSFTQVSQEQLYARTSTVVSSSAE; translated from the coding sequence GTGTCTCACTCAATCGTCAAAATAGCCGTTATCGGAGACATCCACGATCTATGGGAGCTGGAAGACAACGCAGCTCTCGAGCATTTAGAGGTTGATCTAGCCCTTTTCGTCGGTGACTATGGGAACGAAGCTGTGGAAGTCGTTCGGCGCATTGCCGCTGTTGAGGTACCAAAAGCTGCTGTCATGGGCAATCACGATGCCTACTACTCAGCCAGCGCAAAAGGTGTACAAAATTGTCCTTACGATAGAGAAAAAGAAGACTGGGTGCAGCTTCAAATGGATTTGCTAGGGGAAGCTCATATTGGCTTTGGTAAGCGTGAGTTTCCCCAATTCGGGCTGACAGTGGTAGGCGGCAGACCCTTTAGTTGGGGAGGGTCAAAATGGCGCTATCGCAAGTTCTATCGCGATAGATTCGATATCAATAGCTTCGATGAGTCCCTCGATCTGATTCTGGCTGCCGCCGATGAAGCCGAACATAGCACGATTATTTTTGTTGGGCATGTAGGCCCCTATGGCCTAGGTGATCGCCCAGGAGATCCCTGCGGGAAGGACTGGGGTAAAAACGGTGGCGACTACGGTGATCCTGACTTTGCAGACGCGATCGCCCTGACTCAGGCAGCGGGAAAACAGGTGCCGCTTGTCACCTTTGGACACATGCACCACCAGCTCAAAAATTCAGACCAGCTTCGCACCAGAGTAGCCAGCGATACCAAAGGCACCATCTACTTTAATGCTGCCAACGTTCCTCGCATCGAAGCGACGTCTGGGGGCGAGCGGCGTAGCTTTTCTCTTGTCACGCTCAACCAAGGAACGGTTGAATCGATTAATCTCGTTTGGGTCGATTCGAGCTTTACCCAAGTTTCGCAAGAACAGCTCTATGCCAGAACCTCTACTGTGGTGAGCTCATCAGCAGAGTAG
- the coaBC gene encoding bifunctional phosphopantothenoylcysteine decarboxylase/phosphopantothenate--cysteine ligase CoaBC — MLPMSLQDPASISLPAKVSPIESSSVTSEPASEPSKILIGITGGVAAYKLCEVTSTLAKAGVEVRVLMTRQAQSFVSALTFAALSRHPVYTDDDFWSAKQARPLHIELGEWADVFIIAPLSANTLAKLAHGLADNLLTNTVLASTCPVLLAPAMNTDMWRQVAVQRNWQQLETNKQASRYHSVGPNSGRLACDRIGTGRMAEPTEIVTTIYSLRHTKGRRDLLGKHLLISGGTTQEYLDPVRFISNPATGRMGIALAQAAHHRGAGVTLVHGPLTEELTNTIPIPIRTIAVTTAEEMERAMLSALPSADWTIMSAAIADVRPTKTVAHKLLKQDLPTHLPLSTVPDIVAQLASQKSQSQRIVGFAAQTGDIVTPARDKLKRKNLDAIVANPIDKSDSGFGSSNNQATILLADGRQRQVAHCSKLSLAHQLYDYLLDVF, encoded by the coding sequence TTGCTACCTATGTCGTTGCAGGACCCTGCTTCAATCAGTCTGCCCGCAAAAGTCAGCCCGATAGAGAGCAGCTCTGTAACTAGTGAGCCAGCTAGTGAGCCTTCGAAGATCTTGATAGGTATAACTGGTGGCGTTGCTGCGTACAAGCTGTGCGAAGTGACCTCAACGCTAGCAAAAGCTGGGGTCGAGGTTAGAGTGCTGATGACGCGGCAGGCTCAAAGCTTTGTCAGCGCGCTTACGTTTGCGGCGCTGTCTCGGCATCCGGTCTATACAGATGACGATTTCTGGTCTGCTAAGCAGGCGAGGCCCTTACATATCGAGTTAGGTGAATGGGCTGATGTTTTTATCATCGCTCCCTTAAGCGCGAATACGCTAGCTAAGCTAGCTCATGGACTGGCCGATAATCTGTTGACAAATACAGTGCTAGCCTCAACCTGTCCGGTTCTGCTCGCACCTGCTATGAATACAGATATGTGGCGGCAAGTGGCCGTTCAACGCAACTGGCAGCAGCTAGAGACCAACAAGCAAGCATCGCGATATCACTCGGTGGGGCCTAATTCAGGGCGACTCGCGTGCGATCGCATTGGTACCGGACGGATGGCAGAGCCGACCGAAATCGTCACCACGATCTACTCCTTGCGCCACACCAAAGGGCGAAGAGATTTACTAGGGAAACATTTGCTAATCAGCGGTGGCACTACCCAAGAGTACTTAGATCCCGTTAGGTTCATAAGTAATCCAGCGACGGGTCGCATGGGAATTGCTTTGGCCCAAGCTGCTCACCATAGAGGGGCAGGGGTTACTTTAGTCCACGGGCCGCTTACAGAAGAACTCACAAACACTATTCCGATTCCTATTCGCACCATTGCTGTCACTACCGCTGAGGAAATGGAGCGCGCAATGCTTTCAGCGCTGCCGTCGGCCGACTGGACGATCATGTCTGCCGCGATCGCCGATGTTCGTCCGACGAAAACTGTTGCTCACAAGCTGCTGAAGCAAGATCTACCGACCCATCTACCTTTATCTACCGTTCCAGATATCGTTGCCCAGCTCGCCAGCCAAAAATCGCAAAGCCAACGAATTGTCGGCTTTGCCGCTCAAACAGGCGACATCGTCACGCCAGCGCGTGACAAGCTCAAAAGGAAAAACTTAGACGCTATCGTAGCAAATCCTATTGATAAATCAGATAGTGGGTTTGGCAGTTCCAACAACCAGGCCACGATTCTTTTAGCAGATGGTCGGCAGAGACAGGTTGCTCATTGCAGCAAATTATCGTTAGCTCATCAGCTCTATGACTACTTATTAGACGTTTTCTAA
- a CDS encoding DUF4079 domain-containing protein, with translation MDIALKAYLEPIGAWFAQFGLPEPIVHWGHPVMMAIVVFVMGGAAAYAGWQGRLATDTGVAVEQKQAHAKIAPLMYLLIVIGATGGLLSLVMQGKPILESSHFVTGMGAIALLTTNALIAATKFGKGKRALRSAHAYIGSAALVTLVIHAFFGAQLGLSI, from the coding sequence GTGGATATAGCTTTGAAAGCCTATTTAGAGCCAATTGGGGCCTGGTTTGCCCAGTTCGGCTTGCCAGAGCCGATCGTGCATTGGGGTCATCCAGTTATGATGGCGATTGTGGTATTTGTGATGGGCGGAGCGGCGGCGTATGCCGGATGGCAGGGGCGTTTGGCAACTGACACGGGAGTTGCGGTTGAGCAAAAGCAGGCTCATGCGAAGATTGCACCCCTGATGTATCTGCTTATCGTGATAGGGGCAACAGGCGGGCTCTTATCGCTGGTAATGCAAGGTAAGCCAATTTTGGAAAGCTCACATTTTGTGACAGGAATGGGAGCGATCGCACTTCTAACGACCAATGCTTTGATCGCAGCAACTAAGTTTGGCAAAGGCAAGCGGGCTCTTCGATCAGCCCACGCCTACATTGGCAGTGCAGCCCTAGTAACATTGGTCATCCACGCATTTTTTGGTGCCCAGCTAGGACTATCTATCTAG
- a CDS encoding DUF2555 domain-containing protein, whose amino-acid sequence MWSQDIAQMTPEDVAQLAQRLEQDEYVTPFEGLQDWHRLRAVAFQRSELVEPYMHLLDLEAFDES is encoded by the coding sequence ATCTGGTCTCAAGATATTGCCCAGATGACACCAGAAGATGTGGCGCAGCTCGCTCAAAGACTAGAGCAAGACGAATATGTCACTCCGTTTGAAGGGCTACAAGACTGGCACCGCCTGCGAGCTGTTGCTTTCCAACGCTCAGAGCTGGTAGAACCCTACATGCACTTACTCGACCTCGAAGCTTTCGACGAGTCGTAG
- a CDS encoding ferric reductase-like transmembrane domain-containing protein, whose translation MDNTLGFIATLTYVATLLPSNLKVAFPAFRYTAFSRILQKNRREIGIWTFVLSVLHACFVLYHHDPDISKVEFYRKSISGLSLMFIFALLAVTSNNWSIRKLRKNWKRLHSLTYVALFMLPWHIIHKMGYQWSAVTSISMTLVINIICIWVFRKYQEEQRQKSI comes from the coding sequence ATGGATAATACGCTAGGTTTTATCGCAACGCTGACCTATGTGGCTACGCTCTTACCAAGTAACTTGAAGGTCGCTTTTCCAGCCTTCAGGTATACCGCCTTCAGTAGAATTCTTCAAAAGAATCGCCGTGAGATTGGCATTTGGACATTCGTGCTATCGGTTCTACATGCATGTTTTGTCCTCTACCATCATGATCCGGACATCTCAAAAGTGGAGTTCTACCGCAAAAGTATCAGCGGTCTCTCACTCATGTTTATTTTCGCGCTACTAGCTGTCACCTCTAACAACTGGAGTATACGCAAGCTTCGAAAGAACTGGAAGCGACTGCATTCTCTAACATACGTTGCTCTCTTTATGCTTCCCTGGCATATCATCCACAAGATGGGTTACCAGTGGTCCGCAGTCACTAGTATCAGCATGACGCTGGTAATTAATATCATCTGCATATGGGTGTTTAGAAAGTATCAGGAGGAGCAAAGGCAAAAGAGTATT
- a CDS encoding single-stranded DNA-binding protein, protein MASVGLNKWIVSGNLAADAEVKTVDLKSGSKANVAKATIYVRGVRHREESFTVALSIWEKSVAWRTLPYLKKGSLIICTGNVEPSPFISKVDNCPKAGLNMTVLDIDLDIIRSTDELAETSVVDDASLNGEVAAVS, encoded by the coding sequence ATGGCTAGTGTTGGATTGAATAAGTGGATTGTTAGTGGCAATCTAGCAGCAGATGCTGAGGTTAAAACAGTTGATTTGAAGAGTGGTAGTAAGGCAAATGTTGCGAAGGCGACTATCTATGTGCGAGGTGTGCGACATCGTGAGGAGTCATTCACCGTTGCTTTGAGCATTTGGGAAAAGTCAGTCGCTTGGCGAACATTGCCCTACTTGAAGAAGGGGTCTTTGATTATCTGTACTGGTAACGTTGAGCCGAGTCCTTTTATCTCGAAGGTAGATAACTGTCCTAAGGCCGGCCTGAACATGACTGTACTCGATATTGACCTCGATATCATTCGTAGTACAGATGAACTCGCTGAGACGTCGGTGGTCGATGATGCTTCCCTGAACGGTGAGGTGGCTGCTGTCTCTTAG
- a CDS encoding alpha/beta hydrolase — translation MVEQLSLNAIAITPEGAGEQLIVLLHGWGANAQDVAGVINAINMVSSPTRALLPDAPFTHPMVPGGLAWYSFPANYDFRRAHNFEAQADLRESRQRLLYWMRSLPEKTGIPLEKTIMGGFSQGGAMTLDIAPQLPLAAMLILSSYSHAPIPPCITPRPILLVHGRQDPVVPLARALEAKSQLESQGLAVTYHEFDMGHEVSMDALKVASQFCLSL, via the coding sequence ATGGTAGAGCAGTTGAGTTTGAATGCGATCGCAATTACGCCAGAAGGCGCAGGCGAACAGCTGATTGTTTTGCTTCACGGCTGGGGGGCAAACGCTCAGGACGTGGCCGGAGTGATCAACGCAATCAATATGGTAAGCTCGCCGACTCGGGCCTTATTGCCAGATGCTCCGTTTACCCATCCGATGGTACCAGGAGGACTTGCTTGGTATAGCTTTCCAGCAAACTATGACTTTCGCAGGGCACATAATTTTGAGGCACAGGCTGATTTACGCGAGAGTCGCCAGCGGCTTTTGTACTGGATGCGTTCATTGCCTGAAAAGACTGGTATCCCTCTCGAAAAAACCATCATGGGCGGCTTTTCACAAGGCGGTGCAATGACCTTAGATATCGCGCCTCAGCTACCTTTAGCTGCCATGCTTATCCTCAGTAGCTACAGTCATGCCCCTATTCCTCCGTGCATTACTCCGCGTCCAATTTTGCTAGTTCATGGCAGACAAGATCCTGTCGTACCGCTAGCTAGAGCACTGGAGGCCAAATCTCAGCTAGAAAGTCAGGGGCTCGCTGTGACCTATCACGAATTTGATATGGGCCACGAAGTTTCTATGGATGCGCTTAAAGTAGCCAGTCAGTTTTGTTTATCTCTTTAA
- the glyQ gene encoding glycine--tRNA ligase subunit alpha translates to MNFQSVIATLNEFWSEQGCLVMQPYDTEKGAGTKSPHTFLRAIGPEPWSVAYVEPCRRPADGRYGENPNRYQHYFQYQVLIKPSPSNIQELYLESLRALGIMPEDHDIRFVEDNWEDAAVGAWGVGWEVWLDGMEVTQFTYFQQCGGLDCRPVSIEITYGLERLTMYLQEVDAMAKIQWNDGLTYGDVYMQAEIENSTYNFEASSSKLLFKLFELYQQEAEQLMEKGLVLPSYDYVLKCSHTFNLLDARGVISVTERTRYIRQVRGLARRVAQLYYEQREKLGFPLLKQTSDRTAR, encoded by the coding sequence GTGAATTTTCAGTCCGTTATTGCTACTTTGAACGAGTTTTGGTCTGAGCAAGGATGTTTGGTCATGCAGCCTTACGACACTGAGAAAGGGGCTGGGACCAAAAGCCCACATACATTTCTAAGAGCAATTGGCCCAGAGCCTTGGTCGGTTGCTTACGTCGAGCCCTGTAGACGCCCTGCAGATGGTCGGTATGGAGAAAATCCTAACCGCTATCAGCATTACTTCCAGTATCAGGTGCTGATTAAGCCTTCTCCTAGCAATATTCAAGAACTGTATTTAGAGTCTTTGAGGGCGTTAGGGATTATGCCTGAGGACCACGATATTAGGTTTGTAGAAGACAACTGGGAAGATGCGGCTGTCGGAGCGTGGGGTGTGGGTTGGGAAGTTTGGCTAGATGGAATGGAAGTGACACAATTCACTTATTTTCAGCAGTGTGGGGGATTAGATTGTCGGCCGGTTTCTATTGAGATTACATATGGATTAGAGAGGCTGACGATGTATCTACAAGAAGTAGATGCGATGGCGAAGATTCAATGGAATGATGGGCTGACGTACGGAGATGTGTATATGCAGGCAGAGATTGAAAACTCTACGTACAACTTTGAGGCTTCCAGTTCAAAATTACTATTTAAGCTGTTTGAACTGTATCAGCAAGAAGCTGAACAACTAATGGAAAAAGGGTTGGTGCTACCGAGCTATGACTATGTTCTAAAGTGTTCGCACACCTTCAATTTGCTAGATGCGCGAGGCGTAATCTCGGTAACAGAAAGGACACGGTACATCCGCCAGGTAAGAGGACTTGCTAGACGAGTAGCTCAGCTGTATTACGAGCAGCGCGAAAAGCTGGGGTTTCCCCTGTTGAAGCAGACCTCTGATAGGACAGCAAGATAG
- a CDS encoding sugar transferase, translated as MVHTKIKGQSVISLRRDYRQASGLLGSILTGFRQRELSFEQRQVELTVQDINWGLPSPAVTSKVKRLVDIVGAVVGLGLVAALLIPIAIAIQIDHPGPIFFSQTRYGYRGRPFRIWKFRSMIPDAEAKKHTVENEAKGLIFKNEADPRITRIGRFLRRTSLDELPQFFNVLTGDMSLVGTRPPVLNEVIQYNRYHWRRLAVKPGMTGRWQTSGRSSIKDFEQIVEMDLDYQANWSNWLDIQIIFKTIAVVFDHKDAC; from the coding sequence ATGGTTCACACGAAGATAAAAGGCCAGTCAGTTATTAGTTTGCGTAGAGACTATCGGCAGGCAAGCGGACTTTTGGGTAGTATATTGACTGGCTTCAGGCAGCGAGAACTTTCATTTGAGCAGCGCCAGGTCGAGCTCACTGTCCAAGATATTAATTGGGGTCTGCCTTCACCTGCTGTCACTAGTAAAGTCAAGAGGTTAGTTGATATTGTTGGCGCCGTGGTTGGATTAGGTCTCGTTGCTGCTTTATTAATTCCGATTGCGATCGCCATCCAGATCGATCATCCTGGTCCTATCTTCTTCAGCCAAACTCGGTACGGCTATAGAGGTCGTCCTTTTCGCATCTGGAAATTTCGCTCCATGATCCCAGATGCTGAGGCCAAAAAGCACACTGTCGAAAATGAAGCCAAAGGACTGATCTTCAAAAATGAAGCAGACCCACGCATCACCCGCATCGGACGATTTCTTAGACGCACTAGCCTAGATGAGCTGCCCCAGTTTTTCAACGTTCTAACCGGCGATATGAGCCTGGTCGGAACGCGACCACCCGTACTTAACGAGGTTATACAATACAATCGCTATCACTGGCGGCGTCTCGCTGTTAAGCCAGGTATGACTGGACGGTGGCAAACTAGCGGCCGCTCTAGCATTAAGGATTTTGAACAGATCGTCGAGATGGATTTAGACTATCAGGCCAACTGGTCTAACTGGCTAGATATACAAATTATCTTCAAGACAATTGCTGTCGTCTTCGACCATAAAGACGCTTGCTAG
- the purH gene encoding bifunctional phosphoribosylaminoimidazolecarboxamide formyltransferase/IMP cyclohydrolase produces the protein MSRLALLSVSDKTGLIKLAKSLTEDLDFEIISSGGTAKAISDAGIPVIKVADYTGSPEILGGRVKTLHPKVHGGILARPDQPMDRDDLTNNDIRAFDLVVVNLYPFEQTVAQPDVTLTAAIEKIDIGGPTMIRAAAKNHQYVTVLCNPNQYDDYLTVAKANQGKPSQEFRASCAQQAFWHTANYDCAIARYLTEQKTLANQPDAAAALPASYAINGHLKQTLRYGENPHQSAGWYQTGAIASGWAAAKQLQGKALSYNNLVDLEAARRIIAEFPGNERPAAAVLKHTNPCGVSVADSLSTAYQQAFNADNVSAFGGIVALNQSIDAQTAQALTETFLECVVAPGCSEQAEAILAKKKNLRILVLPNLASGPAQTVKAIAGGFLIQAANDLPEDPVRWNIVTKKKPSEAELAQLLFSWRVVKHVKSNAILIARDNTTLGVGAGQMNRVGAVKIALEQAGNRAEGAILASDGFFPFDDSVRTAAAAGIRAIVQPGGSIRDQASITAANELGLIMVFTGTRHFLH, from the coding sequence ATGTCCCGCCTTGCCCTGCTAAGTGTTTCAGATAAAACTGGTCTGATTAAGTTAGCCAAGTCGCTCACCGAAGATCTTGATTTTGAAATTATTAGTAGCGGTGGCACTGCAAAGGCGATTAGCGACGCGGGTATTCCAGTCATTAAAGTAGCTGACTACACAGGCTCTCCCGAAATTCTAGGTGGGCGCGTCAAGACCCTACATCCAAAAGTTCATGGTGGTATATTAGCCAGACCAGATCAGCCAATGGACCGAGACGATCTGACGAACAATGACATTCGCGCCTTCGATTTAGTCGTCGTCAATCTTTATCCTTTCGAGCAAACAGTCGCTCAGCCTGATGTCACCTTGACAGCAGCAATTGAGAAAATCGATATCGGTGGCCCGACGATGATTCGAGCGGCAGCTAAGAATCATCAGTACGTCACTGTGCTGTGCAACCCAAACCAATATGATGACTATCTGACAGTAGCTAAAGCAAATCAGGGCAAGCCATCCCAAGAGTTTCGTGCTTCCTGCGCCCAGCAAGCATTCTGGCATACCGCGAACTATGACTGTGCGATCGCCCGATACCTTACTGAGCAGAAAACCCTAGCCAATCAACCAGACGCAGCGGCTGCTCTACCCGCTAGCTACGCCATCAACGGTCACTTGAAGCAGACCCTCCGCTATGGCGAGAACCCCCATCAGAGCGCCGGCTGGTATCAGACCGGGGCGATCGCTAGTGGCTGGGCAGCGGCCAAACAGCTACAGGGTAAAGCGCTCAGCTACAACAACCTAGTTGATCTAGAAGCGGCTCGCCGGATTATTGCCGAGTTTCCAGGAAATGAACGCCCTGCTGCTGCTGTTTTAAAGCACACGAATCCTTGTGGGGTATCTGTTGCCGACTCGCTATCAACGGCATATCAGCAAGCGTTTAACGCCGACAATGTGTCTGCCTTTGGCGGCATTGTTGCGCTCAATCAATCAATCGATGCCCAGACGGCACAGGCTCTAACAGAGACGTTCCTAGAATGCGTGGTCGCACCAGGGTGTAGTGAACAGGCTGAAGCAATCCTAGCGAAGAAGAAAAACTTACGAATATTAGTGCTGCCAAATTTAGCATCCGGACCAGCACAGACTGTAAAAGCGATCGCAGGCGGGTTTCTTATCCAAGCCGCTAACGATCTACCTGAAGATCCGGTTCGATGGAACATTGTCACTAAAAAGAAACCTAGCGAAGCTGAGCTTGCCCAACTACTTTTCTCTTGGCGAGTTGTCAAGCACGTGAAGTCCAATGCTATCTTGATTGCCCGTGACAATACTACCCTCGGCGTTGGCGCCGGGCAAATGAACCGAGTGGGCGCGGTTAAGATCGCTTTAGAGCAAGCAGGCAATCGAGCTGAAGGCGCGATTCTAGCGAGCGATGGCTTCTTTCCTTTTGATGATTCTGTCAGAACAGCGGCCGCTGCAGGGATTCGGGCAATCGTACAGCCTGGTGGCAGCATTCGCGATCAAGCGTCAATCACCGCTGCCAATGAGCTAGGGCTGATTATGGTCTTCACAGGAACGCGGCATTTTCTTCATTGA
- a CDS encoding ComEC/Rec2 family competence protein: MTPWGGLAIAAAYILGLLATGITEVRILGWVSVAGCSIFCLGVLCSLIVPRIWRMGPTRRQWWIAGLVGLIAASYCIARSPQPAANDISHFASDHERRVLGKVLQTPQTSRNQKAKFFLEVQSVRGVGTKNTIEAPRSASGKLYVSAALAPSKRLYPGKLIELRGKISAVEELKSAQASGFGDYLVRQGCFASFRTFWIEFLPNQEPPQSALWKLRARIVSAQNRWLDEPAGNLLSAMTLGRKAVDLPFEVRDSFISAGLAHTLAASGFHVSLILTLVLCCVKSQRAQTQAIAGAIALIVYIGLTGLQPSVVRAAVMGGGMLLGLATSRKVNPLSGLLLAAVLILLFNPQWIWDIGFQLSVVATLGLILTVPRLIQLLDWLPVSVAMVLAVPIAAYLWTIPLQLLYFQVLPTYSVLLNGITTPLVTLISMGGFISAIAAIPVPLIGSFIASTLYYPIHILIWVVDQFNQLPGSSLEFTGIEGWHVVVSYLVYMAICIWLRRREQFAPGDDYAALF, encoded by the coding sequence ATGACGCCTTGGGGCGGTTTGGCCATTGCGGCGGCATACATTCTGGGCCTACTGGCAACCGGAATTACAGAGGTACGCATCTTAGGTTGGGTGTCTGTGGCTGGATGTAGCATTTTCTGTCTTGGTGTTCTTTGTAGTCTGATAGTTCCTCGTATCTGGCGAATGGGGCCGACTAGAAGGCAGTGGTGGATAGCAGGACTAGTTGGACTGATAGCAGCGAGCTATTGCATAGCGCGATCCCCTCAGCCAGCCGCTAACGATATTAGCCACTTTGCTTCCGATCATGAGCGACGAGTCCTCGGGAAAGTCTTACAAACACCGCAAACAAGCCGCAATCAAAAGGCTAAGTTTTTCTTAGAAGTGCAGTCTGTCAGAGGAGTAGGAACGAAGAATACGATTGAAGCGCCCCGGTCTGCTAGTGGCAAGCTATATGTGAGCGCAGCACTAGCACCAAGCAAAAGACTCTATCCTGGCAAGCTGATAGAGCTAAGAGGAAAAATTTCTGCGGTTGAAGAACTAAAGTCAGCGCAGGCTAGTGGCTTTGGGGACTATCTAGTTCGGCAGGGTTGTTTTGCTAGCTTCAGAACTTTTTGGATAGAGTTTCTACCCAATCAAGAGCCGCCACAGTCGGCCTTATGGAAGTTGAGAGCGCGGATTGTTTCGGCGCAGAATCGGTGGTTAGATGAGCCGGCTGGAAACTTGCTAAGTGCAATGACCCTAGGACGAAAGGCAGTAGATTTACCCTTTGAGGTTAGAGATAGTTTTATTTCAGCAGGATTGGCACATACGCTAGCAGCTTCTGGCTTCCACGTTTCTTTGATCCTGACTTTAGTACTATGCTGTGTGAAATCTCAAAGGGCGCAGACGCAGGCGATCGCGGGTGCAATAGCACTAATTGTATACATTGGTTTAACTGGACTACAGCCTAGCGTGGTTCGAGCGGCAGTAATGGGGGGTGGAATGCTGCTAGGACTAGCAACATCGCGCAAGGTCAATCCGCTAAGTGGACTGTTGTTGGCAGCGGTACTCATCTTGCTCTTCAACCCTCAGTGGATATGGGATATTGGATTTCAACTCAGTGTAGTAGCAACATTAGGGCTGATATTGACGGTACCTCGGCTTATACAGCTACTAGACTGGCTGCCGGTATCAGTAGCAATGGTTCTAGCTGTTCCGATCGCAGCCTATCTATGGACGATTCCGCTTCAGCTACTGTATTTTCAAGTACTGCCAACGTATAGCGTCTTATTAAACGGAATCACAACACCGTTGGTAACGTTGATTAGTATGGGTGGGTTTATCAGCGCGATCGCAGCAATTCCCGTTCCGCTCATCGGTAGCTTCATCGCTTCTACCCTCTACTATCCAATCCATATTTTGATTTGGGTAGTTGATCAATTTAATCAGCTTCCTGGCAGTTCACTTGAGTTCACTGGCATAGAAGGATGGCATGTAGTAGTTAGCTACCTCGTGTATATGGCCATTTGTATCTGGCTAAGGCGGCGGGAGCAATTCGCACCTGGCGATGACTACGCAGCTTTGTTCTAG